CTGATACCAGCACCACCCCCAGGTGGTAGCCGCCGTCGGTGATCTGCAGGATGCTCCAGGGTGCCTGGCGATAGAGTGCAACATTCAGCGCGACAAAGCTGATGCGCCCGCACAGCAGGCCGATCAGCAACATGTCCAGCACCATGCTGGCTGCCGAGGGCACCGGCATTTCGCCCTTCCCGCGTGGCCACAGGCGGGCAATACCCATTGCGAGCAACGCACATGCAAGGATCAACACCACCGGCATCGGTACCGGCCCTACGCTCGACATCAGCCCACCCGCTCAATCGTCCACTGCCTGCATGGTCGAAGCCTCGCCCCCAGGTTGCAAGCACTCCCCACCACCACGCATCACGCGGCACTTCGTCCCAATTGCACACCCGACGGCGCCTGCAGCCCGCGCAGGCTTCCGGCCACCGACGGCATCAGCGGTCGCTCGCGCCGCTTGCAACTGACATGGCGGCGATAGTTGGCCGGCGTCATGCCCACGATGCGAAGGAACAGGCGTCGGAATGCACTCTGGTCGGCGTAGCCCACACCCCAGGCCACCTCGTCGATCCCGGCGCCCTGCTGCAGCAGCGTCTGCGCCTTGGCAATACGAAGCCGCTGGCAGTACTCGATCGGTCGCAGGCCGGTGGCCCTGAGGAAGCGTCGCTGCAGCGTCCGCGGCTCCAATCCGGAAACCTCGCAGATGGCAGCCAGGGTGGCACCTCGTGCTGCAGTGGTATGCAGCCAGCGCTGCGCCTTCAGCACATCACGATCACCATGGGCGAAGTTCGCACTGAAGCGCTCCAGATCCTGCTGGATCCCGGCGGGTACGGCGATTCCCAACTGCTGTGCGACCGCACTGGCCACGCCTTGCCCGTGCAACCGGTACAGCAGCCGCAGGGCCAGGAACCGCCAGGCCTGCGAGCCACCGACCGTCAGCAGATCGCCGTCGTCGACCAGCGCACGTTCGCTGGGCACCCAGCTCACCGCCTGGGCCTGCAAACCGGGATGCCGCCCAAGATCGGGCCCGCTGACCGTTCGGCCCGCCAGCAGGCCGGCCCGCGCCAGCACACCCACTCCGTCACTGGCGGCTGCCAGCAGGCTGCCGCCGTCGTAATGGGCCCGCAGCCAGTCCAGCAGGACTTCCTCGGCGCGCAGGCAGGTTCCCGGGCTGATCTGGCCAGGGACCGCGATCACCGCGGGAATGGCGGCTTCCAGCATCTCCGCACCGGCAATGCGATGCACGCCGGTCTGGCTGGCGGGTACGATCCATCGCGTGACCACCACGCGCTTGAATGGCCGACGCTGCTGCTGTGCAAGGCGGTTGGCGACATGAGTCATCTCGGCCAGTACCGACGCGGCGGAGGGGTCGCCCCCCGGATACTCGACCACTGCGACCTCGACGAATCCTTCGTTGCTGATTCCATCCACAGACCACCTCCTCGCTTCGTTGCAGGCCATCGGGTGGCCGGTTCAGGCGAAGCGTAGGAACTGGCCCATCAGCGGGGCTATGAAGAAAGTTGCAAAGTACGCTGAATACGCGGCGCGAGCGTCCGGCCTTGACCCTCGAGCCGGCTCCAGGCTTCACAATGGCCCGCAGCATCCGCAGGAATCCGCCATGAACATTGGACAACTGGCCCGCCAGGCGGGCGTGCCCATCGATACCGTGCGCTACTACGAGCGGCAGCAGCTGCTGCGGACGGCAGCCCGCACGGCCGGCGGGTACCGCATCTTCGGCGAACAGGACCTGCGCCGCCTTCGCTTCATCCGACGCGCCAAGGCGCTGGGCTTCAGCCTGGAAGAGGTCGGCGAGCTGCTCGCCTTGAGCGACCACCACTCGCAGGACATGGGCAGCGTGCGTGACACCGCCCAGGCGCGCCTGCAGGACATCGCGCAACGAATGGTCGAGCTGCAGCGCATGCACACGGCACTTTCGCAGCTGGTCGACGCCTGCCCGGGACACGGAACACGGGATCAGTGCCCGATCCTGGCGGCACTGACCGAGGACAATGCCTGACCACAGGCGACGGACAGCAGCGTCGCAGCGCACGTGAAGAAAAGTGCAACAAATGCTTGCCAACCCCCTGGGGCAAGGCTATTATTTCGCTCCTCAGCGACGTGGGGCCATAGCTCAGCTGGGAGAGCGCCTGCATGGCATGCAGGAGGTCAGCGGTTCGATCCCGCTTGGCTCCACCAATCTTTCGGCATTAGGCCGTCGAAAGGTCGCGAAGAACATTGATGAGAATTGCGTCCCCATCGTCTAGAGGCCTAGGACATCACCCTTTCACGGTGGCGACCGGGGTTCGAATCCCCGTGGGGACGCCACTCATCACGAACAACGAGGACCCGGCCGATAACCGGGTCTTTTTTGTTCACCGCCTACCGGCATTCAGGTTGTGGCGTTGCGGTTCCCCCGCCCTTGTGGCGATGGTTGAACCGGAACGAAAAAAGTTCAAAAAAGACTTCCACAAACGTGAACACGCAGGTATGATAGGCGGCTCGGTAACACGGGGCCATAGCTCAGCTGGGAGAGCGCCTGCATGGCATGCAGGAGGTCAGCGGTTCGATCCCGCTTGGCTCCACCACTTTCGACATTAGGCCGTCGAAGGTTCTACAACTTGAAGTTTTTCGTGCGTCCCCATCGTCTAGAGGCCTAGGACATCACCCTTTCACGGTGGCGACCGGGGTTCGAATCCCCGTGGGGACGCCAGTTTCAAAACGGACTCTGCTCCCGGCAGATCATCCGGAGTTTCATGGGGCCATAGCTCAGCTGGGAGAGCGCCTGCATGGCATGCAGGAGGTCAGCGGTTCGATCCCGCTTGGCTCCACCACTTCGACATTAGGCCGTCGAAGGATCTACAACTTGAAGTTTTCGTGCGTCCCCATCGTCTAGAGGCCTAGGACATCACCCTTTCACGGTGGCGACCGGGGTTCGAATCCCCGTGGGGACGCCAATTCTTGAAAACCCCGGTTTCGGCCGGGGTTTTTCTTTGCCTGCGATTCCAGGGAAGGCCCTATCCACGCATGCGTGGATGACCTCACCGCCACCCCTCTTCAGAACCGGCGATACATCCCGATCGAGGCCGGCGCGGTCGGCGCGAAACCAAACTGTGCGTACAGGCGATGTGCTTCACCATCAGCCAGCAGACTGACGTACGCCGACGGCGGCAGGTTCGCCTGCATCCATGCATCGAGACGCCGCATCACCTCCTTGCCCAGGCCCTGCCCCTGCAACCGCGGCAGCACAGCGATATCGCAGACCTGCAGATGGCATCCGCCATCGCCGACGATGCGCCCCATCGCCACCAGCTCAGCCCTTTGATAGGCGCACACGCCGAACAGGGTGTTGGGCAGCGCGCGTTCAGCCGCTTCCCGGCTCTTGGCGCTGAGGCCGGCAAGCACACGCAGCTGGCAGTAGTCTTCCACCGTGGGCACGGCCTCGCGGAACTGGCAGGTGACAGAATCGTTCATACACTCTCTCCAAAGGGTCAGGCTATCCTGCCGCATCCGCGTCGCAGCCGCTGCGACCCACCTCCAGCAGAGTCCCTATGTGCTATTCCGCCCTGATCCGCGCCGACTACGCCAAGCTGGTGCGCGAGTTCGGCGCCATCCTGTCACTGGAGGAATTCGCGGAACTGTACGCGCACGACCCCGGCAAGAAGCGGCCGAAAACTCCGAAAGCAATGGATGACGGCTTTGCCGGCGCCCGCACCGAACAGGGCCGCGACATCGTCGCGAAAATCCAGCAGTGGCATGCGCAGGAACGCCAGGATCTGGAAGCGGAGCTGGCCCGCCAGCGCGAGCGCCGGGATATTGCCCAAGCCACGCTGGCAACCCGCCCCACCCAGAAGGCACGCAACGACCTGCGCGTGGCCGGGAACCGCATCGAGCGCGCCCAGGCCCGACTGGAGGATCTGCACCGGGTGCAGCTGCTGCCGCGCGACAACCGCATTTTCCCCGGCACCTACGCGCCGGTGATGGTCACTGAGAAAGGCCAGCGAGTGATCAAGCCGATGCGCTACCAGTGCCGCCTCCCCGACAAGCCCGCACGTAACGACGTGCTCTACCCGGGCACCTACAACGCGCGGCGCGACAGCCTGGAAGGGTATTGGCGAGGCGCGTTCGGCCTGCGCCACGGCGTGGTGGTGGTCAGCGCGTTCTATGAGCACGTGCCCCGGCACGCGATTGCCGGTCGCACACTGGGCACGGACGAGAAAGAGCAGGATGTGGTGCTGGAGTTCCGTCCAGAGCCGCCCCGCGACCTGTTGCTGGCCTGCCTGTGGGCGGAATGGGAGGGCCCGGAAGGCCGCCTGCTCTCGTTCGCCACGATCACCGACACCCCACCACGCGATGTCGCCGCGGCAGGCCACGACCGCGGCGTGATACCGATCCGCAGGGAGCACCTGGATGCCTGGCTCACGCCCGACCCGGACAACCTGGCCGAGCAGTACCGCATCCTCGACGACCGCGAGGACATCCGCTACGTACATGAAGAAGCGGGCTGAGCGCCTTGCGCAGATGAAAAACCCCGCCGAGGCGGGGTTCCTGGATCAGGGATTGCCGCCGCACATCGCCTCTTCGCAGAAAGCTTGTTCCTGCAGGCACTGCTCAACCTCACCGCCGCGTGCGATGCAGCTCTTGTAGAGCTGGAAACAGGGCTGGCCGCACCACGCGGCAGTTGCCGTACCACCGAAGACCGCCATCGAAAGGACACCCGCAGCAACCATGCGCTTGATCCACTTCTTCATGCCACTCTCCTTGTAGGCCTGAGCATTCAGGCCCGGGCAGCATACGCCGGCCGTCTCCACGTGGGCCAGTCAGGCCTTGACGCGGGAGCGACCCACTGCGCGAACCAGCGCCTCGCTCAGATCCGCCGACAGGTACGGCTTGACCAGCAGGATGCCGGTCAGCATCGCATCCGGCAGTTGTTCGGCCAGCATCCCGGTGGCGAGCACGAACGGTACACGGCGCGCCGACAACGCTGCCGCCACCGGTTCGCTGGTCTCGTTGCGGGCCAGGCGATAGTCCAGCAGGGCCACATCCGGAGACGTCTCCTCCAGCAGGCGCAGTGCTTCAGCCACGCTCGCCGCCAACCCGACCACGGTGGCTCCGGCATGCACCAGCTGCATCTGCAGCAGGGCCGCGCTCATCTCGTCGTTCTCGACCACCAGCACCCTCAGGTCCTGCAACACTGTCATCGGCTACCGCTCCTGGAGGTATTCAAGCCGCCGCAGTATAGCCATCACAAGGCTGATGCCGACAGGAAACGCCTCGATCTGCCTTGCCCCTATGAAAGCCCTGCCCACCTCGGTTACACTCGCACGCTGCCTGCCGGTGTGGCGGAATGGTATACGCAGCTGACTCAAAATCAGCCGGGGGTGACCCCATGAAGGTTCGAGTCCTTTCACCGGCACCAAAGACCCTTGCGGCATAAGGGTTTCAAAGAAAATGGCGTAATGGAGTCGTGAATCTTCCGGCTCCGCCTTTTTTCTTCATTCTCTCTCGCTACACACCCCGGCGCATCTGCTCCAGCCCTGCCCTCAACCGCGCCTTGCTGCGGATGTCCCTCGCTCGGGGTTTCGTCTCCGCCGGCGGCTTGCGCGGC
This genomic interval from Stenotrophomonas sp. 57 contains the following:
- a CDS encoding helix-turn-helix domain-containing protein; this encodes MDGISNEGFVEVAVVEYPGGDPSAASVLAEMTHVANRLAQQQRRPFKRVVVTRWIVPASQTGVHRIAGAEMLEAAIPAVIAVPGQISPGTCLRAEEVLLDWLRAHYDGGSLLAAASDGVGVLARAGLLAGRTVSGPDLGRHPGLQAQAVSWVPSERALVDDGDLLTVGGSQAWRFLALRLLYRLHGQGVASAVAQQLGIAVPAGIQQDLERFSANFAHGDRDVLKAQRWLHTTAARGATLAAICEVSGLEPRTLQRRFLRATGLRPIEYCQRLRIAKAQTLLQQGAGIDEVAWGVGYADQSAFRRLFLRIVGMTPANYRRHVSCKRRERPLMPSVAGSLRGLQAPSGVQLGRSAA
- a CDS encoding heavy metal-responsive transcriptional regulator → MNIGQLARQAGVPIDTVRYYERQQLLRTAARTAGGYRIFGEQDLRRLRFIRRAKALGFSLEEVGELLALSDHHSQDMGSVRDTAQARLQDIAQRMVELQRMHTALSQLVDACPGHGTRDQCPILAALTEDNA
- a CDS encoding GNAT family N-acetyltransferase codes for the protein MNDSVTCQFREAVPTVEDYCQLRVLAGLSAKSREAAERALPNTLFGVCAYQRAELVAMGRIVGDGGCHLQVCDIAVLPRLQGQGLGKEVMRRLDAWMQANLPPSAYVSLLADGEAHRLYAQFGFAPTAPASIGMYRRF
- a CDS encoding SOS response-associated peptidase family protein translates to MCYSALIRADYAKLVREFGAILSLEEFAELYAHDPGKKRPKTPKAMDDGFAGARTEQGRDIVAKIQQWHAQERQDLEAELARQRERRDIAQATLATRPTQKARNDLRVAGNRIERAQARLEDLHRVQLLPRDNRIFPGTYAPVMVTEKGQRVIKPMRYQCRLPDKPARNDVLYPGTYNARRDSLEGYWRGAFGLRHGVVVVSAFYEHVPRHAIAGRTLGTDEKEQDVVLEFRPEPPRDLLLACLWAEWEGPEGRLLSFATITDTPPRDVAAAGHDRGVIPIRREHLDAWLTPDPDNLAEQYRILDDREDIRYVHEEAG
- a CDS encoding response regulator, producing the protein MTVLQDLRVLVVENDEMSAALLQMQLVHAGATVVGLAASVAEALRLLEETSPDVALLDYRLARNETSEPVAAALSARRVPFVLATGMLAEQLPDAMLTGILLVKPYLSADLSEALVRAVGRSRVKA